In one candidate division TA06 bacterium genomic region, the following are encoded:
- the trpS gene encoding tryptophan--tRNA ligase, producing the protein MDLKGRILSGHRPTGKLHIGNLKGALENWVRLQEEYECFFEIAIWHALTTEYENTQMVKDSIREVVTDWLAVGLDPAKSTLFVQSDVPEHAELHLLLSMIVPVSWLERNPTLKEQIRDLNLEGKINYGHLGYPVLQAADIIIYKANAVPVGEDQLAHVELTREIVRRFNGLYGNVFPEPKALVTQFSKVPGLDGKKMSKSLGNAIMLSDSPQEIEGRVKQAFTDPSKIYRGDAGHPDKCLVFEYNKIFGSPDLAEIEKDCKSGTLGCVDCKAVAARLISDYLAPIREKRRELEQKKGYVEEVLKEGSEKARKVAKETMAAVRKAMKIWNGG; encoded by the coding sequence ATAGACTTGAAGGGAAGGATTTTGAGTGGCCATAGGCCGACGGGCAAGCTCCACATAGGAAACCTGAAGGGTGCTCTTGAGAACTGGGTGAGACTTCAGGAAGAGTATGAGTGCTTCTTCGAAATAGCCATATGGCATGCTTTGACTACGGAGTACGAGAACACACAAATGGTGAAGGATTCGATCCGGGAGGTTGTCACTGACTGGCTGGCAGTCGGGCTGGATCCTGCGAAATCAACGCTCTTTGTGCAGTCTGATGTGCCTGAGCATGCCGAGCTTCACCTTCTCCTCTCCATGATCGTACCCGTTTCCTGGTTGGAGAGGAACCCGACACTGAAGGAGCAGATTAGAGATCTGAATCTTGAAGGGAAGATCAATTACGGCCACCTGGGCTACCCAGTCCTGCAGGCTGCAGATATCATCATTTACAAAGCAAATGCGGTGCCTGTCGGCGAAGACCAGTTGGCACATGTTGAGCTGACCCGAGAAATTGTGAGGAGATTCAATGGCCTGTACGGGAACGTCTTTCCTGAGCCTAAGGCACTCGTTACGCAGTTCTCCAAGGTCCCGGGGCTTGATGGCAAGAAGATGTCGAAATCATTGGGGAATGCGATAATGCTCTCTGATTCCCCCCAAGAGATAGAGGGTAGGGTCAAGCAGGCTTTTACCGATCCTTCGAAAATATACAGGGGTGACGCTGGCCACCCTGACAAATGTTTGGTCTTTGAATACAACAAGATTTTTGGATCGCCAGACCTCGCCGAAATAGAGAAGGACTGCAAAAGCGGTACTCTGGGATGCGTTGACTGTAAGGCTGTTGCGGCCAGGCTGATTTCTGATTACCTTGCCCCAATTAGAGAGAAAAGGCGGGAACTTGAGCAGAAGAAGGGCTATGTGGAGGAGGTTCTCAAAGAGGGTAGTGAGAAGGCCCGGAAGGTGGCCAAAGAAACAATGGCCGCTGTCCGAAAAGCAATGAAAATTTGGAATGGGGGTTGA